TTTGCACTTCTTTTTTTACGAAATATATGGAGGTCATTTATTACAATTGTTTTTAGAATATGatatttaagaaattaaaatatgttttctaagtaataatatcattttcttcatccatatttgatattataattaatctttaattattatgaatttattattgtatatattaatatttgaatgttttcaatttaagaatatatatatatataacttaatgaaaaattaattatgatgtcaaattttttgaaaaaccatctaaaaataacaataactCGTGAATCATATTGGTGTGAGATTGTAGTGCAGTGTGCCACTCTATCACCTAATATTATCGAATTGAGATTTCATActcttttattaattgttaaaaatttatattttattgtactagatttattaatttttgttataatttaaatgtatatatatatatttactgtCCTCTCCTGCAGGTCTCCCAGCTGTAAAGCAAATGAAATTAAGAGAGGAGCATGCAGCAGGGTTGCAGTACGTGAAAAGATATAAAGAGGTAAGTTTCGATTGACAGAAAGCGTAGCATAGTATAAGTAAATTACTGTGACTGCACTTTTGTCCTGTCgagcccccccccccccccccaataatagaaatataccaaaattttatatatatatatgagtataCTGTGCTCCTTATTtgattatcaatatatatacatatatctttgTGTTTTTATATAGAGGTTGCATAATATAATAACCGGTACTGTAGAACCATCTTTCTGATCTCTATCCCACCATCTTTCTAATGCAACCATGAAAacatgtgatatatatatatatatatccaactaCTAACTATTCATGACTAATTCCATTAGAGTgaactaaataaaatataaaagtctTTTCTTAACCGCTAGCCTCGTGTTATAAATGCTTGGAAGAACAAACCATGTCCAACCACCTCCAAGTCCTGCTCAAACTGCAACTTCATTGCCCCAATAGACCAAGTAATCAGTTCTAAACACATCAACCTCGTAGAGACAAgagaaacaaattaattatacatGAAAGAGTTTTTGCTCTATCATGTTATTCATATTCATTGAATATATACACATTTTTATTCATATATCTTGTTGCATCTTATGTAATTTATCTCCATTTCCAATAGTGCCAtgcctttttttaattattattattatttcttctaTTCTTTTTCCTATTGGTCTAATCGAATAAAAAGGGACAAGATCTCTCCTAGGATATCCAGTAGAAATgctaaaaaggaaaagaccATCCTAGACGCCACATCCTCTCCTCTTCCCTAGAGCTGTCCCTATTGTACACTGCCTAGCTAGAGGCCTATATgttcataataatttaataataattacacCAATAATTATTCCCATTCAACagcaattaatattttttttctgccCCGTTCCTCTAACCTCCATGATTTTAAATCCACCAGCTCTCCCATCCCTTCATTCCTTCCTTCTCCTTCCCCtgtctctctcctctcttatACCAAAGTTTCCATCTTTCACATTCAAAAAAACACTTCCTTTTCACCAAATTCATATATCCTCCTTATGCCTTAGGTGCTGAATCCCACAAACCTAAACACATCCCCATCTCTTTCTTCCTCATCAGTGATGAAGATGGGCCAGAAGCATTTACACGAGCTGCTGGGAGAAGACCAAGAACCCTTCCTTCTCAACTCCTTCGTCGACGACAGGAGCTTCCGCATTGTTAGGAGACAGCCCGTTGAATCCCAACTACAGCTTAAGAAACAGAGGCCCGCTTCGCGGAACTTGATATTCTCTGGAAACCTCAGTAAGGTCTCCTGCTTTACCGCATTCCTCGACTCTCCCAAACCTAGACGATCCCCGATACGCTTCGAACTCCGGTCTCCTAAGAGCCCCGGCTCCACCTCCCTCCATGTGCCCGGGGAAACAGCTGCCCTGCTGCTTGAAGCAGCtctcaggatacagaagaacTTTGCTCCGACTACGCCTCCTAGGCCATCGAGTGGGATCCCGGGATTCCGACTATTCAGGTCGTTGCTGAAGAGGCTGACGCACCGTAGTTGGACTGGGAAAGTGAAGCAGAGGAGCAGCTGCGAAGAACCGAGTTGCTGCGCTTGCAGTGGTAGTGATGGTGATGGTGAGAGGCAATGTTCTTCTTCAGGGATTGAGGCAGAGTGGGGCAGTGGCTTTCAAGAATATGACGGGAATGTCGGGTTTGAGCCACTGGCAAGAGACAGTAAAGAGGTTTGTGTTTGCCGTGATGAGAAGTTCTGCGAGAGCCCCTTCAGGTTTGTGCTCCAAGGAAGCCCTCACTTCAGTCATCATACGCCGGAAATCACATCATCAGCGAAGTCGTCTTCGATCCGCCATCTCTCAAAGGTCCGCCAACttcattttattgttttaaCCAACAACAACGTAATTATAAGACTATTATTGGTTGATGACATAATTtaatattcattaattttcttcatACGTAATAATCGATATAGGCCTCTCGTGACTCACCGCGAGGCCATTgtcagccaaaaaaaatcgTATCACGGTTCCAAAATTCACAAAGAAATTTAATTCTCGATTTCGATGGCCTGGAAAAGTTttaacctttttctttttgtcacatttgtgattgtgatttcCCATCAAACGTTGAGCATGTCTTTGCACGTAACGCATCTTCGAGAATATAAGCAAAATGCATATAATCACAAGAAACCGACAAAGATTTTGTTTGTTCTTTCTGCTCTTGTTCGCCAATGAAAAGCCGACAACACcttttaggaaaaaatatttggctaataaccaaaaaaaatattaaacttttcatattttaaagattttaatacgaaatttttttctttaaccaaTTAAATCACAAACTATCGTTGATAACAATGTTAGTACGCCTTCAATTTCTTCTCTAATTTTAACTGAAATTGCTTACGTGTACATAACGGGCGTAACATGGCTCACGATGATTGGTCAAGTAAGtcccaaattttttaaaaaaaaaattgaaaatttaaaaagaaaaagaaaaaaaaaagcccgaAGTGAAGAGGGAGGTGACCGACGTTGAGGCCTCCACCAATCGGAATCGAAAAACCCCGCCGTCAActaccttttcttcttttttttcttttcgattcCAACCGGTGCGGGCTTCGACCACCCCCCCTAGTTGGGGTCACTGGAGACAGCATATGTCACCAACGACCCCCAATTTGGAGGGTGCGGGATGGCGTCAAGGCCCCCACCACCGGCCACCTCCCCTCCTCCTCACTTTcggcctcttttttttttttttttttctaaattttcagaattttttaatttttttttaaatgtggCGATCCACTCGGCCAATCACCATGAGCTACGTGATACCGTCACATACAAGTCAGCAATTCTAGTTAAAATTAACAGAGATATTAACAGTGTGCTAATATTGTTATTAAATCGATAGTTTGTGATTTagtttattaaagaaaaaagtttgtaccaaaattgttaaaatgttaaatgttttgaaattttttttttttggttatcaatccaaaaatattttcttaataccATTACACCAATGGCTGTCCagcttttaaattttttaataatcccCCGGTAATTGGTCAACGACCACGTAATttggtttttctctcttttgcaCAAACGAACAAATCACCCCTTAATTAATCCGTTTGTCATCTATTGATGAAACAGGACAAAGGTAGCTCTGACCCGGACagcttaaaaaaattgatgggGGACCATGAAGAGGacgaagaagagaaagagcAGTGCAGTCCTGTGTGCGTACTCGACCCTCCATTCGAGGACGACAACGATGATGAAGATGCACATGGACACGTGGACGGTGGTATTAACAGTTTCGATTACGAGAGAAGCTTCGCCGTTGTACAGAGTAAGTAGAAACCAAGAAACCAAAACCCAGATTAATGAGGATGCCATGATTGGGTTTGTTCACGTGTGTTATCGTTTTCGGGTTTTCTTGATATGTCCTGCGAATGCCATCTTGTATGTTTCTGAGTTTGTTGTCTAGTCTTCATCAAGTacctaattattttatttattttcttaataatattgaaaaaggagctctttttttgtttttaaccAGAATGCTTTGTTTGGAAACAAGTTGGAAGTTCATTATCATATGATTGTGCTGATATTTCAAAATCAGCAAATCTTGATGTGGGTTCCATACGGAGATTGATACAAATATCAGTGGACGCTTTTATGATTGTAAAACATTGCAGACATCTTTCCGTTTAGGAGATACGGTACTGAATTCTCTTGCAGTCGTTGTCCCCCCCGGGCCCCCAGCCATTCTGCAGATTATTATTCGTGTTTTTGGCAATGACTGTTCATAAATTTTCCTAACCGAGATTTTTTAGAAGATTTTCTCTTGTTGACACGGGTTAGGATCACTTAGAAAGATTATACATATACGTGGAGGACTTCTCGATTCGGGATAATCCGAGAACAGGACCACGGGACGCTGCCAGCAGTATTCTAATGAAAAAATAACCTTTACTTAGCAGAAGATTGCTTGGTTGACATTGACTGTCACAACTTAGTGGGTCTGTTGTTGCTGCTTCAGTTCCTCTGAATTGATTGCAGGCCACAGCAATCATTTCTCTCtcatattcaaaatttcaGGGATGTGGGACTGTGCAGTGTGCActtaattgatatatattttcctttgaTGGATATTGTTTGATTATCTTGTCAGCAGACCAAATTTAGAGCAGGGTTATGACACCTTATGCCCGACTAACCTCTCCGAGCGGCATTAGCAGCACATGATAGTTAAAGCGGCTGTTGCAACTTTTCTTGCAATATAATGTTTCTTGTAATCTATAAACCAGCGAAACGAGGTATTGATCTTTTACCGGCTTTGTGGTTTCAGGGGCAAAACAGCAGCTCCTGCGCAAGCTCTACAGGTTCGAGAAGCTCGCGGAGCTGGAACCAGTCGAACTCGAGAAAAGGCTGCTGGAACAAGAcagtgaagaagatgatggaaCTAATGAGATGGAATCTGCTGTTTTTTCTCTTGAAGAAGTGCTTGGGAAGAGCACTCAAGAGCAAGAGAAAATCCCAGATGGTGCGACTGAATTGGTCAAGTGTGTCTTAGCAGAGGAAGATCGGAAACAGTATTGCTCCGAGGACCGTGAGTCTGTGACAAGGGGGTTCTGCAAGAGGTTGCTGCTGTGGAGGGAGGCAGATTTCAATAAGATTGATATGATGGTGGAACGAGATCTGAGGGGAGATCTCGATGGTTGGATGAACAGAGATCAAGAACAGGTTGGAGAGGCTGCAAGGGAGATTGAAATCGCCATCTTCGGGTTGATGCTAGGGGAGTTGGCTGAAGAGCTACTCAGTCTCCCGTGACTGTGATCTGGAAAAAGTCTCTGAAGTATCTCGCCAATGTAAATTTTTGGTTCGACTCCCTACTAATATGTACCACCGGGTTTCATGCCATGTTCGTTACGAAGAAATGGAAAGCGAGGCAGGAAGGAGTCTATACAAAACCAGAGTAATTCTATGTGGCGGCTCCATTCCTTCCCATTTCATTCCTTCGCAACGATCATGGACATGGATGGGGGATATTATAAGTCTATTTAGAGCCTCACGGTCTAACTTGTATCCCCTACGCATTGATAAGTTAGAGAGGTTATGAAAAATTGGACTAAGCAAACTAAGACGAAATCCGTAgtaattaacatatatattcttttccttttcctctgtTGATTTCCTCAGATTGTGTAATCTGTTAATTTATAAAAGTTAGCACAGTTTATGCGAGTGAAGAAAAATGATCTCTCCATTACATGAAATTGTACAACACGAACAGGGGGCGACATCTAAGTAACGAAAACTGAATCCGTCTTTAATTACTTATTTGGTCTTCCTTCAACGTTATCGTTTAATTTCTTCAATGAGGACTCCTTCGATGTCCACTATTCGAACTTTAAGGTGCCCAAGCTTTCTCGTTAGCTCCTTCACCAGTAATACTGCAGCACCTCGTTGCTGTCCAGGAGTATAGCTAGCCAATGGCGACATTCGAACTGATCAACGCCATGCAGAGGGGATATAATTCTATCTTCTGAGAAAATCATGAAACAATCTGCAGCAATCTGGTGTTGACATCTCTATGTCTATGCAGGTATAATTGTTTGAATCATGCCCTCGGTCCTGAGAGGGGGTGGTAGTTTATATAGGAGGACATGTCAGGAGGGGTCCATCCGCGACTGGTCAAACTTCCGAGCGTGCATAGCTGTTACTCGTTTTTTGCCCTTTCTATAGGCTGAAGCAGCCTCACAGTCACAGTTCCACGCCTTTGGCTTTGACCacgaaaattgacaaaaatggagacattttttaatcttttttagGAGGGGGTTTGGATTAATATGAGGTTGATCCTGATGAAGACTTTATGTAAATGTACGatttatatgaatttttttcgataaaAGCACAATTTATACTTATTGAGATTGACTTTTTCGGTTAAAATGGATGACTTAATCATATTATCACTATTAGGaacttcttttttcattttgaatttttttttaaaaactgaGGAATATTGCTATGGTAATTTCGAGAGATCAAGTATTAAACATTATCCCCCTCCAACAAGTCCACTTTTCCAACTTGATCATGTTTACCACTCAATTAACACTTTGTTGATATTAGAAACTTAAATACATAAAGTGGTCACTTTAAGAAATGgtatatttgtaaaaatttatCAAGACATTTACCCGGAAAAAACAAAACCATCACTTGGGAGAGTTGTATAggcctttctctctctcctttttccTTCATTATCTCAAGTATGTGCAGATGTATATTCAAAAGTGGACTGATTAATCCAAGCTTGAGCCGATTCGATCCAGTAAGGGATTAAATTTtccaaattataaatttttttctactCACAAGatttcaatataaaaaaaataaaattgctctCTCCCTGTTCTCTCTCCACCCTTCCCCTATCCCTCGCCTTCCTCCACTAAGGCCTGGGTTTCTCGACCTTATGGATCAATCTTCTCCCTCAAACTTTCCTCCTGCCCTAATGGATCCCGCACTGTTTGACCTTCCTGTCAAATCCCCTCCCTCCCCGGATCAGTCCTACGGCTCAAAGCTTGTCGGTCACATCCCTAGGGCCTTTGAAGAGTTCTTAGGGCTGGAGCGAGCTCTAGGTGAACTCGATTCAGGTGACGATGTAGCTGAGGATATGGAGAATGAGTCTGACAACGAGCTGTGAGTTCTCCTCATGAGAGTTGAGAAATACTAGTTTTTTTATTCCCCTTCCAACGATGTGCTAATCCCCCAGTATATACTCGAAGGTTTAGCATCGTAGCAAAAGATAACAAAGCACCCAAATCCTTGCGAGAGAGGCCATTCGAGTTCTTTGGCGTTCTTCCCTCATCATGAAACTCTTTGGCAGAGGGTCAGACCTTCAGCCTTAGAGAGGACCTCCAGCAAGTTATTCAAGGTGGGCCGTGGTTCGTAGGTAAGCACTTTCTTACTATGAGATTGTGGGGAGCCCCGCTTCAAGCCCTCGAAGGCAATTTTCTCGGCCGTTGCCTTGTGGGTACGGCTACCAGAACTTCCCTTAGAGTTTTACTCTGAAAGAATCCTCCACAAAGTGGGCAACCAGATTGGGCCAGCTTTGCGGATTGACAGCAGAACCTTTCTCGGCTAAAGGGGCCACTTTGCTCGTTTTTGTGTCCACGTTAACCTCACCAAGCCCCAACTAAAGGTTGTATGGATCGGCGAACACAAGTAGGCCATTCAATATGAGGGAATAGACCGCCTTTGTTTCTCCTGTGGTGTTGTCGGCCACATTGAGGAAGGAGCTATGTCCCCTGAAAGAACCGATAGATACTCTGTCGGAGTCCGATAAGGATGGAGCCCAACAAGATATTCGAAATGATACCGATAATCAGGAATCCTATGGTCCTTGGACCCTTGTCCCGAGTCGCCGGAAAA
The sequence above is drawn from the Punica granatum isolate Tunisia-2019 chromosome 5, ASM765513v2, whole genome shotgun sequence genome and encodes:
- the LOC116209205 gene encoding uncharacterized protein LOC116209205; translation: MKMGQKHLHELLGEDQEPFLLNSFVDDRSFRIVRRQPVESQLQLKKQRPASRNLIFSGNLSKVSCFTAFLDSPKPRRSPIRFELRSPKSPGSTSLHVPGETAALLLEAALRIQKNFAPTTPPRPSSGIPGFRLFRSLLKRLTHRSWTGKVKQRSSCEEPSCCACSGSDGDGERQCSSSGIEAEWGSGFQEYDGNVGFEPLARDSKEVCVCRDEKFCESPFRFVLQGSPHFSHHTPEITSSAKSSSIRHLSKDKGSSDPDSLKKLMGDHEEDEEEKEQCSPVCVLDPPFEDDNDDEDAHGHVDGGINSFDYERSFAVVQRAKQQLLRKLYRFEKLAELEPVELEKRLLEQDSEEDDGTNEMESAVFSLEEVLGKSTQEQEKIPDGATELVKCVLAEEDRKQYCSEDRESVTRGFCKRLLLWREADFNKIDMMVERDLRGDLDGWMNRDQEQVGEAAREIEIAIFGLMLGELAEELLSLP